TGAAAATTTACATTTTATCGATCATTGCGACCACGACCACGTGGTGCTTTAGCATTTGGACGAGTTGTGCCATTCGTTTTACGACGAGGTTTCTCACTTTCATCCATCTGCCAGATACGTTTTGTACCAGACTTCTTCGTAGAGCCATCTTTATTCTTACGAACCATTGGTTTACCGCCAGTACCACCTGGTTTTTTCACATATGAACGTGAACGATAAGGCTCTTCAGCAGGTACATCTTTAAAGTCAGGGTAAAGCAAAGGCTCAATTTCTTTCACATCCCCAGGTCTTAAGCCGAGTTGAACTAAATCAATTGAACCAATTTTAGTACGAATTAAACGTAAAGTTGGAAAACCTACTGCAGAAGTCATACGACGAACTTGACGGTTACGGCCTTCGCAAATTGAAATTTCGACCCAAGATGTCGGAATATTTGCACGAAAACGTACAGGTGGGTTACGTTCCCATAACCATTCTGGTTCACTTACTTTAATGGCGGTTGCAGGAAGCGT
This region of Acinetobacter sp. XS-4 genomic DNA includes:
- a CDS encoding rRNA large subunit pseudouridine synthase E, which translates into the protein MKIVILNKPYDVLSQFRKDEAHMTVSDFVDDPTLRLAGRLDMDSEGLVFLTDHGGLNQFITNPANKKYKTYLVQVDGDVTEEALEQLRKGVELNDGMTLPATAIKVSEPEWLWERNPPVRFRANIPTSWVEISICEGRNRQVRRMTSAVGFPTLRLIRTKIGSIDLVQLGLRPGDVKEIEPLLYPDFKDVPAEEPYRSRSYVKKPGGTGGKPMVRKNKDGSTKKSGTKRIWQMDESEKPRRKTNGTTRPNAKAPRGRGRNDR